The following proteins are co-located in the Thermoanaerobaculum aquaticum genome:
- a CDS encoding LEA type 2 family protein, which yields MTGLLLLLALASPSPTPAPAARIVKLTADLPDRSVVLVTLQARGKVQKLKDFAKQKLYVGTNPINLPGSPDVSLTGDGFEARFQLPYASVPEAVLSHDPHALPLRWEALDASGKPVLAAEGSVDLGDPGQVSFSPRRAYELFARLDRLQLAPGLAQVGFSALLSLYNPFSFELVVKRIEYEVKVGETTLLSANRPGMRLRPGRANDVLLEQEVPLASLGGAVQSLLNNPSVDFSGRLVLRTPTGDQVIPLQFGSH from the coding sequence ATGACGGGCCTCCTGCTGCTCCTGGCTCTTGCTTCCCCCTCCCCCACGCCGGCCCCGGCAGCCAGAATCGTGAAGCTCACCGCCGATTTGCCCGACCGAAGCGTAGTTTTGGTAACCCTCCAGGCCCGGGGAAAGGTTCAAAAGCTTAAGGATTTCGCCAAGCAAAAGCTCTACGTAGGGACAAACCCGATCAACCTTCCGGGTTCGCCCGATGTGAGCTTGACCGGCGATGGCTTCGAGGCCCGGTTTCAGCTCCCTTACGCCTCGGTACCCGAAGCGGTGTTGAGCCACGATCCCCACGCCCTTCCCCTGCGCTGGGAAGCCCTCGACGCTTCAGGAAAACCCGTTCTCGCTGCAGAAGGCTCAGTAGATCTGGGGGATCCGGGGCAAGTTTCATTTTCACCCAGACGGGCGTACGAGCTCTTTGCCCGTTTGGACCGGCTGCAGCTTGCTCCAGGCCTGGCTCAAGTGGGTTTTTCAGCGCTCCTTTCCCTTTACAACCCCTTTAGCTTCGAGCTGGTGGTGAAGCGCATTGAGTACGAGGTCAAGGTGGGGGAAACCACGCTCCTTTCCGCAAACAGGCCGGGCATGCGCCTGCGACCGGGCCGGGCCAACGACGTGCTTTTGGAACAGGAAGTCCCGCTGGCTTCCCTAGGGGGTGCGGTGCAGTCCTTGTTGAACAACCCTTCCGTTGATTTCTCCGGCAGGCTGGTCCTGCGCACCCCTACGGGAGACCAGGTGATCCCCCTCCAGTTTGGCAGCCACTGA
- a CDS encoding M28 family peptidase, which produces MTKKQTLACFSSWVLAAGLWAQAPSPTPIPDFAALAGSSNLAYERLSYLCDRIGPRPAWSPAYARAASWAAEIMKQDGLENVRLQPVEVPVWERGSARLLMLQPTQRELPVLALGGSVGTPGVEAPVVVVRSLDEVGPQVQGAIVLYAFPMSKPQDYGAGSRIRSQGASRAAAFGAKAMLLRSLATASLATPHTGMLHYEEGKPQIPAAAISQEDADWIARLVSSGVIPVLRLELGCKTGGKTLAHNVIGEIPGEKRPEEIVLLGAHLDSWDVGQGAHDDGAGSVHVLEAMRLLKLAGVRPSRTVRAVLFANEEFGIDGGKAYAREFGAQKHIAAIESDMGGFLPAAWSINAPPQLMGWLWPLLATTSLSARPGWGGADISPLASQSVPLIGLAPDPTHYFDYHHTNADTLDKVNPEHLQAGALALARLAWVLANAPEVK; this is translated from the coding sequence ATGACCAAAAAACAAACGCTGGCGTGCTTTTCCTCGTGGGTTCTGGCGGCAGGACTGTGGGCTCAGGCCCCAAGCCCCACGCCAATCCCGGACTTTGCCGCCCTTGCCGGCAGCAGCAACCTGGCTTACGAGCGCTTGAGCTACCTTTGCGATCGCATCGGACCACGTCCAGCATGGAGCCCAGCCTATGCCCGCGCCGCTTCCTGGGCCGCTGAGATCATGAAGCAGGACGGCCTGGAAAACGTGCGGCTGCAACCGGTGGAGGTGCCGGTGTGGGAACGGGGATCCGCGCGCTTGCTCATGCTCCAGCCCACCCAGAGGGAGCTGCCGGTTCTGGCCCTGGGGGGCTCGGTGGGCACCCCAGGGGTGGAAGCACCGGTGGTAGTGGTCAGGAGCCTGGACGAGGTGGGCCCGCAGGTACAGGGGGCCATCGTGCTTTACGCCTTCCCCATGTCCAAGCCCCAGGATTACGGGGCGGGCTCGAGGATTCGCTCGCAGGGGGCCTCCCGCGCCGCGGCTTTTGGCGCCAAAGCCATGCTTTTGCGTTCGCTGGCCACCGCTAGCCTGGCCACCCCCCATACCGGCATGCTGCACTACGAAGAGGGGAAGCCGCAAATCCCCGCTGCCGCCATTAGCCAGGAGGACGCCGATTGGATTGCGCGGCTGGTCAGTTCCGGGGTAATACCGGTGCTGCGCCTGGAGCTGGGTTGCAAAACCGGTGGCAAAACCCTAGCCCACAACGTCATTGGCGAAATCCCCGGGGAAAAACGGCCCGAGGAAATCGTGCTTTTGGGTGCCCACCTGGACTCCTGGGACGTGGGACAGGGGGCCCACGACGACGGTGCTGGATCGGTTCACGTGCTGGAGGCCATGCGTCTTTTGAAGCTGGCGGGGGTACGACCCAGCCGCACCGTGCGGGCGGTGCTGTTTGCCAACGAGGAGTTCGGCATTGACGGTGGTAAGGCGTACGCCCGCGAGTTTGGGGCGCAAAAGCACATTGCCGCCATCGAAAGCGACATGGGGGGCTTTCTCCCGGCGGCCTGGAGCATCAACGCCCCACCCCAGCTGATGGGGTGGCTCTGGCCGCTTTTGGCCACCACTTCGCTTTCAGCACGTCCCGGGTGGGGCGGGGCTGACATTTCCCCGCTGGCCAGCCAAAGCGTGCCGCTCATTGGGCTTGCTCCCGATCCCACCCACTACTTCGACTACCACCACACCAACGCCGACACGCTGGACAAGGTCAACCCCGAGCATTTACAAGCTGGGGCTCTGGCTCTGGCTCGCTTAGCGTGGGTTCTGGCCAACGCCCCCGAGGTTAAATGA
- a CDS encoding AtuA-related protein, producing the protein MVRVPLETIALGRSGDKGSASNVGLIARSPQAYQWMRENLTPEWVKQVFGQVVRGPVVRYEVPNLLALNFILHDSLGGGGSESLLTDAQGKTHAQGLLRVEVEVPDEVLASVQGPRDA; encoded by the coding sequence GTGCGGGTTCCTTTGGAGACCATTGCTTTGGGGCGTTCTGGGGACAAGGGCAGTGCCTCCAACGTTGGGCTCATTGCCAGAAGCCCGCAGGCGTACCAGTGGATGCGGGAAAACCTCACGCCGGAATGGGTCAAGCAGGTGTTTGGGCAGGTGGTGCGCGGCCCGGTGGTGCGCTACGAGGTTCCCAACCTGTTGGCGTTGAACTTCATCCTGCACGATTCCCTGGGAGGCGGGGGCAGCGAAAGCTTGCTCACCGATGCCCAGGGGAAAACCCACGCCCAGGGGCTTTTGCGCGTGGAGGTGGAGGTTCCCGACGAGGTTTTGGCCAGCGTCCAAGGCCCCCGAGACGCCTGA